Proteins co-encoded in one Campylobacter concisus genomic window:
- a CDS encoding ComEA family DNA-binding protein: MRIKILLCLVVASIAYGANLNTASKNELMGLGLSKGQALNIIKYRKAHKFKSIDELEKVQGIGFNDMQKVKEKLSIKENAKVKKAEAKTPKARKNNLIFYLNFLAIYI; this comes from the coding sequence ATGAGGATTAAAATTTTACTTTGTTTAGTAGTCGCAAGTATTGCATATGGCGCTAATCTAAATACGGCCAGCAAAAACGAGTTAATGGGGCTTGGGCTAAGTAAAGGTCAAGCGTTAAACATTATAAAATACAGAAAAGCCCATAAATTTAAAAGCATCGATGAGCTTGAAAAAGTCCAAGGTATTGGCTTTAACGATATGCAAAAAGTTAAAGAAAAACTTAGTATAAAAGAGAATGCGAAAGTCAAAAAAGCTGAAGCAAAAACTCCAAAGGCAAGAAAAAATAATCTTATTTTTTATTTAAATTTTCTAGCCATTTACATTTGA
- a CDS encoding phosphoethanolamine transferase domain-containing protein, with protein MLNINKFKNISFLKFLILFTAYIFFINYIFLYNGVFSGFLQNNQLSFSIFFFLIFAIIFILVFASIFCILFLPFSLKPVAIILILASGISAYFMQAYGVIIDKDMLLNVLHTDTKEAFSYFSTGLVFWIIFTTILPCVYVLFVKINYDSFKNELKLRAKIISFSIVAIAIIFSLTSKIFIPFFREHSNLRTALLPYYPIYSAIKLVKSIT; from the coding sequence ATGCTAAATATTAATAAATTTAAAAATATCAGTTTTTTAAAATTTCTGATTTTATTTACTGCTTACATATTTTTTATAAATTATATATTTTTATACAATGGCGTTTTTTCAGGCTTTCTACAAAATAATCAACTCTCTTTTTCCATATTCTTTTTTCTTATATTTGCAATTATCTTTATCTTGGTTTTCGCTAGTATTTTTTGTATTTTATTTTTGCCTTTTTCGCTAAAGCCAGTTGCGATTATTTTGATTTTAGCAAGTGGCATATCTGCTTACTTTATGCAAGCATATGGTGTTATTATAGATAAAGATATGTTATTAAACGTCCTACATACCGATACCAAAGAAGCTTTTAGTTACTTTAGCACAGGTTTAGTTTTTTGGATAATTTTTACAACCATCTTACCTTGCGTATATGTATTATTTGTAAAAATTAACTATGATAGTTTCAAAAATGAGCTTAAATTAAGAGCAAAAATTATCTCATTTTCTATAGTTGCGATAGCTATCATATTTTCATTAACGTCTAAAATTTTTATACCATTTTTTAGAGAGCATTCGAATTTAAGGACCGCATTGCTCCCATACTATCCCATCTACTCGGCTATAAAACTAGTAAAATCGATCACATAA
- a CDS encoding phosphoethanolamine transferase: protein MIVGETQRSRNYSLNGYAKNDTNKFTKQKGVVSFTNFYSCGAATETSVPCLFSDLKRENFSNREAKARENLVDIINKLGIKTYFFGNNSGGCKGVCDNLDQNHTSDHRAEGFDEVIFNEAKKVIEDANSTTLIVLHLQGSHGSIYYKGYPSKFKEFTPTCDTAELNKCTPEEIANTYDNTILYEDYLQSELINALEARKDKFEVAMFFFSDHGDSLGENGIYLHGLPYSIAPDEQKHIPAIVFSSDSELLKRLKTRRDESLSHDFIFSSVLGYFGIKTKVYEPEFDIFR from the coding sequence TTGATAGTTGGCGAGACGCAAAGAAGCAGAAACTACTCACTAAATGGCTACGCCAAAAACGATACGAATAAATTTACTAAACAAAAAGGTGTGGTAAGTTTTACAAATTTCTACTCATGTGGAGCAGCCACAGAGACTAGCGTGCCTTGCTTATTTTCAGACTTAAAGCGAGAAAATTTTAGCAACCGCGAAGCTAAAGCTCGTGAAAATTTAGTTGATATCATCAACAAACTTGGAATAAAAACATACTTTTTTGGCAACAATAGCGGCGGCTGCAAGGGCGTTTGCGACAATCTTGATCAAAATCATACTTCAGATCATAGAGCAGAAGGCTTTGACGAAGTGATATTTAATGAAGCAAAAAAGGTCATCGAAGATGCAAATTCCACTACCCTTATCGTGCTACACCTGCAAGGCTCACACGGCTCTATCTACTACAAAGGCTACCCAAGCAAATTTAAAGAATTTACCCCAACGTGCGATACTGCCGAGCTAAACAAATGTACACCAGAAGAGATAGCAAACACCTACGACAACACCATTTTATATGAGGACTATCTACAAAGCGAGCTAATAAACGCTCTTGAAGCAAGAAAAGATAAATTTGAAGTTGCCATGTTCTTTTTCTCAGATCACGGAGATAGCCTAGGTGAAAACGGTATATATTTACATGGTCTGCCTTACTCCATCGCTCCAGATGAGCAAAAACACATCCCAGCCATCGTCTTTTCAAGCGATAGCGAACTTTTGAAAAGGCTAAAAACTAGGAGAGATGAAAGCCTTTCACATGATTTTATATTTAGCTCAGTTCTTGGATATTTTGGAATAAAAACTAAGGTCTATGAGCCAGAATTTGATATTTTTAGGTAG
- the glyS gene encoding glycine--tRNA ligase subunit beta, translating into MKELLLEIGVEELPAIPFLRELPNINAKWQAVLEKYNLVSPFKFYYTPRRLVFFHEKFPQSQPDSVASFIGAPKQVALKDGVFTKAALSFANKCGISESELKFKEIDGKEVLYYEKEVKGEPVARIMGEMVEEFLKSLNFGKSMRWGNGEFEFIRPIRSFLCLLGNEVIKFNKFGVESGDSTYPHRSISYDKIKISNIKEYFEGSKSRGVVLEAGEREKIILDEFEKISQKSGLKIEIDKDLLAEVVAITEYPTALLGSFEEEFLEVPSEVIITSMKENQRYFPVFKDNKLANGFVVVSNAITQDYSLIIKGNEKVLRARLSDAMFFWQSDLAHEFGPEKLKNITYLKELGSIYEKELRELKVAKKLASNYDELLKKEAGEYRAKLERAVMLSKADLTTQMVYEFTELQGIMGAYYAKAKNEDEDVVLAIKEQYLPDGEEAQCPSKVFSSVMALSNKLDTLMGLFSIGKIPSGTKDPYALRRAANGVIKIVLAHNLKFNVKEILEDIAKDYKKFDVEVLINFILDRLYTFFDANVSIVKACIKSGEKDILELTKMIEALAKISSEPNFRENFSTFKRLANIIKDDKFSKVDESLFEIDAEKALNDAFNAVDKSLAYEPRLKALFALKPQIDEFFDKVMINVENEKVRNNRIAIIGQIYSEILKVADIKEISF; encoded by the coding sequence ATGAAAGAGTTATTATTAGAAATTGGAGTTGAAGAGCTTCCAGCGATACCGTTTTTAAGGGAGCTGCCAAATATCAATGCTAAATGGCAGGCTGTACTTGAAAAATATAATCTTGTAAGCCCTTTTAAATTTTATTATACGCCGCGTCGTTTGGTCTTTTTTCATGAGAAATTTCCACAATCTCAGCCTGACAGCGTGGCTAGCTTTATCGGTGCGCCAAAGCAAGTTGCGCTAAAAGACGGAGTCTTTACAAAGGCAGCACTTAGCTTTGCAAATAAATGCGGCATAAGCGAGAGCGAGCTTAAATTTAAAGAGATAGACGGCAAAGAGGTGCTTTACTACGAAAAAGAGGTAAAAGGCGAGCCGGTTGCTAGGATAATGGGCGAGATGGTTGAGGAGTTTTTAAAGAGTCTTAACTTTGGCAAGTCTATGCGCTGGGGCAACGGAGAGTTCGAGTTTATCCGCCCGATAAGATCGTTTTTGTGTTTACTTGGTAATGAAGTCATAAAATTTAATAAATTTGGCGTAGAGAGTGGTGATTCAACCTATCCACACAGAAGTATCAGCTACGACAAGATAAAAATTTCAAATATAAAAGAGTATTTTGAAGGCTCAAAGAGCCGTGGTGTCGTGCTTGAAGCAGGCGAGAGAGAAAAAATAATCCTTGATGAGTTTGAAAAGATCAGCCAAAAAAGCGGGCTAAAGATCGAAATCGATAAAGACTTGTTAGCTGAAGTTGTGGCGATCACCGAGTATCCGACAGCACTTCTTGGCTCGTTTGAAGAGGAATTTTTGGAGGTGCCAAGCGAGGTCATCATCACTTCTATGAAAGAAAATCAGCGCTACTTTCCAGTCTTTAAAGATAATAAGCTCGCAAATGGCTTTGTAGTCGTTAGTAACGCCATAACGCAAGATTACTCACTCATTATTAAAGGTAACGAAAAGGTGCTAAGAGCAAGGCTAAGCGATGCGATGTTCTTTTGGCAAAGCGACCTAGCGCACGAATTTGGCCCAGAAAAACTAAAAAATATAACTTATCTAAAAGAGCTTGGAAGTATCTACGAAAAAGAGCTTAGAGAGCTAAAAGTGGCTAAAAAGCTTGCTAGCAACTATGACGAGCTACTTAAAAAAGAAGCTGGCGAGTACAGGGCTAAGCTAGAGCGAGCTGTGATGCTAAGCAAGGCTGATCTTACAACGCAGATGGTTTATGAATTTACCGAGCTTCAAGGTATCATGGGCGCTTACTACGCAAAGGCAAAAAATGAGGATGAAGACGTCGTTTTGGCCATAAAAGAGCAGTATCTGCCAGATGGCGAGGAGGCGCAGTGCCCAAGTAAGGTCTTTAGCTCGGTCATGGCGCTTTCAAATAAGCTTGATACGCTAATGGGACTTTTTAGCATCGGCAAAATCCCAAGTGGCACCAAGGATCCTTACGCTCTAAGGCGCGCGGCAAATGGCGTGATAAAGATCGTTTTGGCGCATAATTTGAAATTTAACGTAAAAGAAATTTTAGAAGATATCGCAAAAGATTATAAGAAATTTGACGTTGAAGTGCTTATAAATTTCATCCTTGATAGGCTCTATACCTTCTTTGACGCAAACGTTTCTATCGTAAAAGCGTGCATAAAAAGTGGCGAAAAGGACATCTTGGAGCTAACCAAGATGATAGAGGCGCTTGCTAAAATTTCAAGTGAGCCAAATTTTAGAGAGAATTTCTCGACATTTAAGCGCCTTGCAAACATCATAAAAGATGATAAATTTAGCAAGGTCGATGAGAGCCTCTTTGAGATAGATGCTGAAAAAGCCTTAAATGATGCATTTAATGCAGTTGATAAGAGCCTAGCGTATGAGCCAAGGCTAAAGGCGCTATTTGCATTAAAACCACAGATCGATGAGTTTTTTGACAAAGTTATGATAAATGTTGAAAACGAGAAAGTGCGAAACAATCGCATCGCAATAATCGGTCAAATTTATAGTGAGATACTAAAAGTAGCTGACATAAAAGAGATCAGCTTTTAA
- a CDS encoding endonuclease/exonuclease/phosphatase family protein — MRVVFALVFTILVAFASEISIATYNVQNLFDCKDDGSEYLDFKVGVSKWDCEAADSKLQRTRQVINALNTDIIALQEIENEQVLKALASDSEYKFVSFTKEKNSPVGLGLISKLQPSGSEIFKVPNVKTRNILKVIFETEGKKFSIFVNHFPTYKNGINMQKKAEKTLRTALGKEKNAIILGDFNSPFGQKSILNDIIATRNFYDLYKELEPKDRYSHAVHGKKRAIDHVLLSPSFMENGDLSYVSGSFEVFKPSFAIDEKGFAKSDLYSDHFALKFKISTDPSPVKKGFVSKIFKKDENKANKKISEQSYKTADVDTLFDHPEAVPAVIEKAVVILKDKHGFIFSKNHRGIYVYDPKNSVTVGEELDVLVKRMKIYKDALEVSSYEIINEHGTKDISENLLDASQLSEARSGDVFAKISGRLERGYLHTPYGKIRVYSKKKLKDGEYSFENARVKIYKRENQIVVE; from the coding sequence TTGAGAGTAGTTTTTGCTTTAGTTTTTACCATTTTAGTGGCATTTGCGAGTGAAATTAGCATCGCAACTTATAATGTACAAAATTTATTTGATTGCAAAGATGATGGTAGTGAATATCTTGATTTTAAAGTAGGCGTATCAAAATGGGACTGTGAGGCAGCTGATTCAAAACTACAAAGAACAAGACAAGTCATAAATGCATTAAATACTGACATTATCGCACTTCAAGAGATCGAAAATGAGCAGGTTTTAAAAGCTCTGGCAAGTGATAGCGAGTATAAATTTGTTAGTTTTACAAAGGAGAAAAATTCGCCTGTTGGGCTTGGGCTTATTTCAAAATTGCAGCCAAGTGGCAGTGAAATTTTTAAAGTTCCAAACGTAAAGACGAGAAATATTTTAAAGGTTATTTTTGAGACGGAAGGTAAAAAATTTAGCATATTTGTAAATCACTTTCCAACTTATAAAAATGGCATAAATATGCAAAAAAAGGCTGAAAAAACGTTAAGAACGGCTCTGGGTAAAGAGAAAAACGCGATTATTTTGGGTGATTTTAACTCGCCCTTTGGACAAAAATCCATCCTAAATGATATCATCGCAACGAGAAATTTTTATGATCTTTATAAAGAGCTTGAGCCAAAAGATAGATATTCTCACGCAGTGCATGGCAAAAAAAGAGCGATCGATCATGTTTTGCTTTCGCCCAGCTTTATGGAAAATGGCGATCTAAGTTATGTTAGTGGCAGTTTTGAAGTCTTTAAACCAAGCTTTGCAATCGATGAAAAAGGCTTTGCAAAGAGCGACCTTTACTCGGATCACTTTGCGTTAAAGTTTAAAATTTCAACTGATCCAAGCCCAGTAAAAAAAGGCTTTGTAAGTAAAATTTTTAAAAAAGATGAAAATAAAGCCAATAAAAAAATAAGCGAACAAAGCTATAAGACGGCTGATGTAGATACGCTTTTTGATCATCCAGAAGCTGTGCCAGCAGTGATTGAAAAAGCGGTTGTTATCTTAAAAGATAAGCATGGCTTTATTTTCTCGAAAAATCACCGTGGAATTTATGTTTATGATCCTAAAAATAGCGTTACTGTAGGCGAAGAGCTAGATGTTTTAGTAAAGCGAATGAAAATTTATAAAGATGCGCTTGAAGTCAGCTCTTATGAGATCATAAATGAGCATGGCACAAAAGATATTAGCGAAAATTTATTAGATGCATCGCAATTAAGCGAAGCTAGAAGTGGCGATGTCTTTGCTAAAATTTCGGGCAGACTAGAGAGGGGCTATCTACATACACCATACGGTAAGATCAGGGTTTATAGCAAGAAAAAGCTAAAAGATGGCGAGTATAGTTTTGAAAACGCGAGAGTTAAAATTTACAAGAGAGAAAACCAAATCGTTGTGGAGTAG
- a CDS encoding tRNA (cytidine(34)-2'-O)-methyltransferase: MFNIVLVHPQIPQNTGAIGRMCVNANLKLHIVKPTVFDLSEKAVRRAGLDYWKILNPKIWDSLEEFLEANLSHKDRFFFATTKTNRLYYEAEFKPGDFIFFGGESTGLPREFMDINFKNAITIPMGKEGRSLNLAMSAGIIAYEAIRQNITEFDFRSEI; this comes from the coding sequence ATGTTTAACATAGTCCTAGTCCACCCTCAGATACCGCAAAATACTGGAGCTATCGGTAGAATGTGCGTTAATGCAAATTTAAAGCTACATATCGTTAAGCCAACGGTCTTTGATCTGAGCGAAAAGGCTGTTAGACGAGCAGGGCTTGACTACTGGAAAATTTTAAATCCAAAAATTTGGGATAGTTTGGAAGAATTTTTAGAAGCGAACTTAAGCCACAAGGATAGATTTTTCTTCGCTACCACAAAGACAAATAGGCTTTACTACGAGGCCGAGTTTAAGCCAGGAGATTTTATATTTTTTGGTGGCGAGAGTACTGGGCTGCCAAGAGAATTTATGGATATAAATTTTAAAAATGCCATAACCATACCAATGGGAAAAGAGGGCAGGAGCTTAAATTTAGCTATGAGCGCTGGCATTATCGCGTATGAGGCGATCAGGCAAAATATCACTGAATTTGACTTTAGGAGTGAGATTTGA
- a CDS encoding CCA tRNA nucleotidyltransferase: protein MQISKIDSKISQNKPLDGLKNEIKIKNKIYKNSELDFFRSLFAPFTSRVYLVGGCVRDAFLGREIYDYDIEAYDIEPTKFNELMASIGASGVGKSYFIYKYKNYDIGLPRSESKTGNSHKDFAVSYINDPKMASLRRDFTINAMMMNIFNGKILDFYGGKQDLANKTLKHIDSEKFKEDPLRVLRGVQFSARLDFSIADETLALMKSLSLEHLSRDRINTELIKFFRAKHLEKGAYYLFKLGLFKEIFGMQISMDDGFLSYLKSAREFVDDERLFLYLLFGNFESNAKEILEKMRLPKSYFSILKQPYFKDIPSDKELMQIALNMPIKSWLGAYNKERIERAKKLGIYEVKFDAKVDVAEILSAGFKNEEIAKEIKRRQEFEISKYLIEYRPRKD, encoded by the coding sequence TTGCAAATATCGAAAATAGACTCCAAAATCTCTCAAAATAAGCCATTAGACGGCTTAAAAAATGAGATAAAAATCAAAAATAAAATTTATAAAAATAGCGAGCTAGACTTTTTTAGATCGCTATTTGCTCCATTTACTTCACGTGTCTATCTAGTTGGTGGCTGCGTGAGAGATGCATTTTTGGGGCGAGAAATTTATGATTATGACATCGAAGCTTATGACATTGAGCCTACTAAATTTAATGAGCTAATGGCTAGCATAGGCGCTAGCGGAGTTGGTAAAAGCTACTTCATCTACAAATACAAAAACTACGACATTGGGCTTCCAAGAAGCGAGAGCAAAACTGGAAATTCACACAAAGACTTTGCAGTAAGCTATATTAACGATCCCAAAATGGCGAGTCTTAGGCGAGATTTTACGATAAATGCCATGATGATGAATATCTTTAATGGAAAAATTTTAGACTTTTACGGTGGAAAGCAAGATCTGGCAAACAAGACATTAAAGCACATTGATAGTGAAAAATTTAAAGAAGATCCACTAAGGGTGCTTCGTGGTGTGCAGTTTAGTGCGAGGCTTGATTTTAGCATAGCTGATGAGACGCTAGCTCTTATGAAAAGCCTTAGTTTAGAGCATCTAAGCAGAGATAGGATAAATACTGAGCTTATTAAATTTTTTCGAGCAAAGCATCTAGAAAAAGGAGCTTATTATCTTTTTAAGCTTGGGCTTTTTAAAGAAATTTTTGGTATGCAAATTTCTATGGATGATGGGTTTTTAAGCTATCTTAAGAGTGCTAGAGAATTTGTGGATGATGAGAGATTATTTTTATATCTACTTTTTGGAAATTTTGAGTCTAATGCAAAAGAAATTTTAGAGAAAATGCGTCTACCAAAGAGCTACTTTTCTATCTTAAAGCAGCCTTATTTTAAGGATATACCAAGCGATAAAGAGCTAATGCAAATTGCCCTAAATATGCCCATAAAATCATGGCTTGGAGCTTATAATAAAGAGCGGATAGAGCGTGCCAAGAAGCTTGGAATTTATGAGGTAAAATTTGACGCGAAAGTTGATGTGGCAGAAATTTTATCAGCTGGTTTTAAAAACGAAGAGATCGCAAAAGAGATAAAACGTAGGCAAGAGTTTGAAATTTCAAAATATCTAATCGAGTATAGGCCTAGAAAAGATTAG
- a CDS encoding CiaD-like domain-containing protein, translating into MKLDDIARMAISEVSAELEKIEALQSKKQEELERENLKKELLAIETNENALNNELKVETNLQNEQAFEVKEEPVSPIKNREVSEEKIFLTNLAERIEVLFEGLKQTPEQNLASRLELTTKFLEFTLANIENRLQNLSK; encoded by the coding sequence ATGAAGCTTGATGATATCGCTAGAATGGCAATCAGTGAGGTTAGTGCCGAGCTTGAGAAAATAGAAGCATTGCAAAGTAAAAAGCAAGAAGAGCTTGAGCGTGAGAATTTAAAAAAAGAGCTTTTGGCTATAGAGACTAATGAAAATGCACTAAATAACGAGCTAAAAGTTGAGACAAATTTACAAAATGAGCAAGCGTTTGAAGTAAAAGAGGAGCCAGTAAGTCCAATAAAAAATAGAGAGGTGAGCGAAGAGAAAATTTTCTTAACAAACCTTGCTGAACGCATAGAAGTACTTTTTGAAGGGCTTAAACAAACTCCTGAGCAAAATCTCGCTTCAAGGCTTGAGCTAACGACAAAATTTTTAGAATTTACCCTTGCAAATATCGAAAATAGACTCCAAAATCTCTCAAAATAA
- the leuB gene encoding 3-isopropylmalate dehydrogenase — translation MREYKICVIKGDGIGPEIIDEAIKILDVVSAEFGIKFEYDYKLMGGAAYDVFGVPLPDETLNSALNSDAVLFGAIGGEKWDSLPRHLRPESGLLKIRKELEAYANLRPAIVFDELVDASTLKPEVLRGVDFVVVRELTGGLYFGQPREKGEDRAFNTMVYSKMEIERIAKIAFETAMLRKKRVCMVDKANVLETSQLWREVTSEVAKNYPEVELSFMYVDNAAMQLVRAPANFDVILTENLFGDILSDEASMICGSIGLLPSASMGGKVGIYEPIHGSAPDIAGQGIANPIATILSAAMMLRYAFSENEAADAIENAVKEALAKGYRTKDIAAFNAVEICSTSEIGDVIAGFIKK, via the coding sequence ATGAGAGAATATAAAATTTGTGTTATAAAAGGCGATGGCATCGGCCCTGAGATCATAGATGAGGCGATAAAAATTTTAGATGTCGTTAGCGCTGAGTTTGGAATAAAATTTGAGTACGACTACAAGCTTATGGGCGGTGCAGCTTATGATGTATTTGGCGTGCCTTTGCCAGATGAGACGCTTAACTCTGCTCTAAACTCTGATGCTGTGCTTTTTGGGGCGATCGGCGGCGAGAAGTGGGATAGCTTGCCAAGACATCTAAGACCAGAGAGCGGGCTTTTAAAGATTAGAAAAGAGCTTGAAGCTTATGCGAATTTACGCCCAGCCATTGTTTTTGATGAGCTAGTGGATGCTAGCACGCTAAAGCCAGAGGTTTTAAGAGGCGTTGATTTTGTCGTGGTTCGTGAGCTAACAGGCGGACTTTATTTTGGGCAGCCACGTGAAAAAGGCGAAGATAGAGCGTTTAATACGATGGTTTATTCTAAAATGGAGATCGAACGCATCGCAAAGATCGCTTTTGAAACAGCAATGCTTCGCAAAAAAAGGGTCTGCATGGTCGATAAGGCAAATGTGCTTGAGACAAGTCAGCTTTGGCGTGAGGTGACTAGCGAAGTGGCTAAAAATTACCCTGAAGTAGAGCTTAGCTTTATGTATGTGGATAATGCAGCTATGCAGCTAGTAAGAGCTCCAGCAAATTTTGACGTCATACTTACTGAAAATTTATTCGGTGATATTTTAAGCGATGAGGCGAGTATGATCTGTGGCTCGATAGGACTTTTGCCAAGCGCTAGCATGGGCGGCAAAGTGGGAATTTATGAGCCAATACACGGCTCAGCTCCAGACATCGCAGGGCAGGGCATAGCAAATCCAATCGCAACAATTTTAAGTGCAGCGATGATGCTAAGATACGCATTTAGTGAAAATGAAGCCGCAGATGCGATAGAAAATGCTGTGAAAGAGGCACTTGCAAAAGGCTATAGAACAAAAGATATCGCTGCTTTTAATGCGGTTGAAATTTGCTCAACTAGCGAGATAGGCGATGTTATCGCAGGATTTATCAAAAAATGA
- a CDS encoding 3-isopropylmalate dehydratase small subunit, producing the protein MNKVWKFGDNIDTDIIIAARYLNTSDENILAKHIMEDADPNFSSKIDKGDIIVAGENFGCGSSREHAPIALKAAGIGAVIAKSYARIFYRNSFNTGLLILEIKETDEINEGDELKIDVDNGAVANLTSGKEYKFSPIPPFMQELLNAGGLIEYAKVKLD; encoded by the coding sequence ATGAATAAAGTTTGGAAATTCGGCGACAATATCGATACCGATATAATTATCGCCGCCAGATACTTAAATACTTCCGACGAAAATATCTTAGCAAAACATATAATGGAGGACGCCGATCCTAATTTTAGCTCCAAGATAGATAAGGGCGACATTATCGTAGCGGGCGAAAATTTCGGCTGCGGTAGCTCTCGCGAGCACGCTCCTATCGCGCTTAAAGCTGCCGGTATAGGCGCGGTGATAGCTAAAAGCTATGCGAGAATTTTTTATAGAAATAGCTTTAATACGGGGCTTTTGATACTCGAGATCAAAGAAACGGACGAGATAAACGAGGGCGATGAGCTAAAAATAGACGTAGATAACGGCGCGGTCGCAAATCTAACCAGCGGCAAAGAGTATAAATTTAGCCCTATACCGCCGTTTATGCAAGAGCTTCTAAACGCCGGCGGACTTATAGAATACGCAAAAGTAAAGTTGGATTAA
- a CDS encoding YgaP family membrane protein, which translates to MVSVKSRIIRVVLGLIFTVAVWYFYESYWALIGLIPIIVGVTGFCPACKFLGRCSLNLKK; encoded by the coding sequence ATGGTAAGCGTAAAAAGTAGAATTATTAGGGTCGTACTGGGGCTGATTTTTACGGTAGCGGTTTGGTATTTTTACGAGAGCTACTGGGCGTTAATCGGGTTAATCCCGATTATCGTCGGCGTTACGGGTTTTTGCCCGGCGTGTAAATTCCTAGGCAGGTGTTCTTTAAATTTAAAAAAATAA
- a CDS encoding YgaP family membrane protein — MSVLDKTIRLIIAAIWFFIFGFICDCWLWTVGLIPLLTGYYGYCPLYKIFKKR, encoded by the coding sequence ATGAGCGTTTTAGATAAAACTATACGTTTGATTATAGCGGCGATTTGGTTTTTTATTTTCGGATTTATTTGCGACTGCTGGTTGTGGACGGTCGGGCTAATTCCGCTTTTAACGGGATATTACGGTTACTGCCCGCTTTATAAAATTTTTAAAAAAAGGTAA